The Neoarius graeffei isolate fNeoGra1 chromosome 1, fNeoGra1.pri, whole genome shotgun sequence region taatttcttgtattaagtaaaaaataatgtaaagtgcacacagtccttcactgtaaacattacacactttcagtaacagaatttaagcctatataaacactgactcgcacatgcagtgttgccagatactgctgacgtttcccagcccaaaatatgttcaaaacccgccaaaatgcacttaaaaccgcccaatctggcaacactgcgcacatgctgcttctcttgaatgtagacacagaagtaaggcggaaggtagtttgtcgatgtcacctcaagacggcgccaacgattggtcaaatttgcaggaaagttgcggtgattggatataattgcaacactgccctgaattcgcggggattggttgaatttgtgttgaagttgcaaatcacaacatcgcgacatcctggagggtctggtaaacgaccgtttacttttcagctcaaatacacgaagcggtattggctggtttcgcaagtggaatattgcgcatgcacaCACTGCTCTTTCCAAAGAGAAACAtctggcgattcatcaaaacaatgtcgagtgagatgcttcggaaatcatgtgaataaactgataaatttgatatgtaacccgaatatcggcgtattttggcacttgtccgattggacaagtaactgagacgatgaacttgtccgacataaaggatcacttgtcccggacaagcagacaaccgttaatgtcgagccctgtcaaCATAAAACAAAagcacttgatatctggagcagtTGTGTGACCCTTTGGAACCCCATTTTacattgggcaattccatgtaaatgtcaacctcaccatgcaaaaataaagcaacatgtaatacatcaaaaccactcccagagaaatcacctaggcctgtattttacagatgtgaataagttgaaccaatttgtaaccaacctaatatgtcactgtcagtctttctttcttataatgtaaaccccaagctaaaatcaactttgatcatgtacaattctatattattgccacaagccacagaaatgtatgctaaaatccacaaaacagcaaaacaatagccatcctaaatattatttaagaactttgatagttttagctgatatttagagagtttttcaaagggttatggtggttaaattgctgattttctaaacgtatgccatgtctatttcagacaatTGCAGGCTGATTGTGGGGTCCCCTCCCCCaaaaaagtaaatttttgggTGCCAGCTCACTTTACCGAGGTCGAGCATTACCCGCTGAACAAAGGTCAAAGTGTTTTTCATACCCTTGGGGTGGTACAGGGAATAAATCAGTCCATAAAGGAGACGGAAGGCCTGAAGCACGTCGGTCAGTTCATCCATCACCACCCTGCCTTCCGAGATGATCCCAGCTCTGGACGGGTTCAGCCAAGGATTTTCTCCATCAACACAAAGGATTCCAGCTGGACTTTGTCTGTACAAGTCCTCATCAGTTCCATCTGAACAGAGCAGGAAACAGACTGATAGAGGACATAATCATACCAGCGAGATACTGCTGCGTTTTCCACCAAAAAGTACCACAGACTGATTATAATGAACATCGTTCAGTATAAATGTAACCCATATGGTTACTAAACCCATATGTTATTTGAGTGTCGTTCCCGTGCCCCACCAGTTGGTGGCGAATCGGCCCTGTATTCCTTTTAACTGTCGCTGAGCACGTCCTGCTCACGCCCACACACCGATCTGAGAGCAGCACACCTGTTGAGTGAGCTGTCGGACCTTGGGTATGAAACGTGACGTAAAACTCATAAATTCACAATTAATCTTCACATAGTGTGTTGATAAACCTTTCGTTTATTAGGAGAGAGTTTGTGAATGTTGAGGAAAAGAGAGAGGAGCCGCTACGACCGCGTAAGCCCTCTGTTGGACTCCGGTAAGCGCAGAGCTACATGTTAAGATTCTAAGATGCTAGACCTCGGTATTAGCCTGTTGATATTAGCTCATGTGAAGCTGTTGCTGACTGAAACGCTTTAATAAAACCAGTCGGAGTTATCATCCAATGTTTTTACCCACTGTGGTACCATTGtgtcatgtgaaaaaaaaactttaaaaagatCGCTAGCTGAAAAAGAAATGACCATTctgtcaaagaatggttaaagaagaataaagtgaatgttttggaatggccaagtcaaagtcctgaccttaatccaatggaaatgttgtggaaggacctgaagtgagcagttcatgtgaggaaacccaccaacatcccagagttgaagctgttctgtacggaggaacgggctaaaattcctccaagccggtgtgcaggactgatcaacagttaccgcaaacgtttagttgcagttattgctgcacaagggggtcacatcagatactgaaagcaaaggctcacatacttttgccactcacagatatgcaatattggatcattttcctcaaataaatgaccaagtataatatttttgtctcatttgtttaactgggctctctttatctacttttaggacttgtgtgaaaatctgatgatgttttaggtcacatttatgcagaaatataggtaattctaaagggttcacaaactttcaagcaccactgtaaatcagctGATATTTAGTAAATTGTAAAATTGATTAATCAGTGAAACTGTGATAGCCTGAGAGTGCCTCTAGTGACATACATGCCCTTATAACGCAATTATTCTGATTTTTGTTAGCCATACGGCTAAAAATGCCAGTGTGGACTGGGCAGAAGCTGAGTCTGAATGTCTGGTTGGTTTCTGACCCGTACAGTGTGATATATGCAGAGTACTGCCCTGCTGACTAAACCTTAAGAAGTGCTGGTGGTGGCGTCTCAGACATGACGTCCTCCTGTGTCCTTTGCGGTGTCCTCTTCGTCATCACGATCACGTCCATCACTAGTAAGTGATTTTACTCCGGTATATCACAGTAATATTTGGATGTGAGCTTCCTGTATTACACTGTTGTCTCTCACCTGTACGTGTTGGGGGGTTAAAAACACTAAGTGTGAAGTATTTTCTCTCTGTTTCAGCACCTGTATCAGCTGTTACTACAGTACGGGTGAAGTTTAATCAGTCTGCTGCTCTGCCATGTGAACGGACCTGCTCTTATGAGGCTACATGGACTCTGTTCAGTAACGATCAGGTAGTGGCTCAGTGCGATCAGACATCCTGCTGGTCAGAGGAGGGATTTAAAATGTTCCATGATGAGTACCTGAAGGGAAATCTCACCCTCACCATCCCTGCAGCTGATTTCAGTCAGAGGAAACTGTACACGTGTCTGTGTGATGGAAAAGCTGTTAATGATGTGCGACTCAGTATCGACAGTAAGTGTCTTTACCTGCTCTACAGACCAACTGCTGCTGATGGAAATGATCACATTTACATACAATTAATTTATTCTTCTCAGGACGGAGCTCATTAGTTCAGCTGAAGCCTGGTGAAGATCTGCTGCTGGATTTGCACGTATCAGAGCGAGTGGAGGTGATCTATAACCACAGAGATTCAGATAAACAGATCTGCAGTGTGGCCAACAGCTCACTCCACTGTACAGCTGAATACACCTCGAGAACATCACTCACTAACACGGTTCTCACACTGAGAGGAGTCCGGTCGACTGATGGGGGAGTTTACACCGTCCGAGATCCAGAGGAGAAGGAAGACCTTCATATTTACGCAGTCAGTGTTGAAGGTAGGGGGATTACTGTCCTGTCTATAATATATAGTTAATATACTGTCTTCCTTTAAATGATATTTTTATTACCATCAGTCTCTCACACTGAGCACAGAGCAGAGGCGTTATATGTTTGAACTTGGGATGAGTTGAGAAATCAGTATTtgatggaataaccctgacatttaatcaccgcATTCATGCATGTTAACATGCTCCCCGCCAGTCTTTCACGTTGCTCTtgagtgactttatgccactcctggtacAAAaactcaatcagctcagctttgtttgatggattCAGACACCATCATGATGAACTTCCCCAACTGATTTACCATCCCTAAGAAGCTCCTTCGCTCACTCAGTCCTTTCTTCTTGGCATGTTGTAGGTGCTCACTTGACGgtgtagactgcaacaataactgcaatacCGCAGTATAGGAGGGGTACCACAGGCTTGAGCTCGGCACCACGATTACGATAGAACAGCGAGTAAAGACGTGATGAAATAGCTGGCTCTGTTGGGTCAGACAGCCAACTTCCTTTTCAAGGGAACTTTTCCAGCCTGGAGAAATCTCCCTCAGCAAAATCCACCACAGTACGTCACCTTCCCTGTTTCGTCTTCCTGACTGTAGTTGGGAAGCGAGGAATCCGGCTCACTCCACTCAAATCAAAGTCAACTTTGTTATTCAGACCGTACACCAAGTAGTGCAGAGCAGAACGAAACTGCATCTCTCCTCGCTCCATGTGCAGTGAAAGATACAACAGACATGAAATAAACAAACTGCTGCCGAATAAATATTGCACCCTTTTCTAGCACTGGATTTATTGCACAGCGTGATGATGGAGAAAGTAAATGTTGTCACTGATGTGTATTAGTAAAGTGCTCAAGAAATGCCAACAGTTGAATGTTGGTTAAAATGACTTGGTCCCTCACACGGCTTTCACAACGCTCCTGGATTCTACCAGCTCTGAGTCCGGACACACTGGTCTGAACAGAGCAACATCTTCATGTGAACATGGTCTTCATCACCATCACGGTGTACAAAACGCCGTCTTCACTCAATAACTAGAGGAACAGTAATAGAGACGGGGCTAATGCCACAACTTCCACATAGCAACAACAGCAATCGCTTACAAAACCCCTCATCCACAATTAACCCcccctcccccaacacacacttAAAAACTGCATATTAAATTTGTCTTTTGCATCTATTTACCAAAAAGTACCAGacaaatgtaaacaaattgtgTATGCAAGTACAAATGAACAATAGAAttattacagtagatgtgctcgtTAGGTTTTTGCTGCAAGGTACACGTACGAACAAACTGTGTGAAATTATTAGAGAAACAAGTTCCATCTGTCCGTCCCGTCACATtctcgtttctgggccatatctttaaaactactgaagatatcctcATGAAATTTTGTATACATAtcgagcaacatgtgaactggtgccttttgctattttggatttttgaaaaaaaagtttttcacatttttacataatAAATAgatttctaagagcagtgttcgtttccagagcgcatatccaaaactattgatgatacggatttgaaacttggtgtacatgttaacaaggtgatgtagatgtgccttttcatacgaagaaatttgagaaattttaatttttcatgttttcatgcaaacaatttcagacttggtcttgGGGGTagtttttgtttccagagcagaacttgaaaactatgagtggtttggtcttgaaagttggtatatgtgttgattcagTAATGTATGTGTGTCTTTTgagactaagaaatgtgagagatGTTAATTTTTAGCTCCCCTAGACCAAAGgtgcggtgggtttatgccatgggctgctgaggtcagtgtaaagaggtcgggttggtttcctgcagcacaacttggaAAAATGTGATAAATAATATCCTGAAACTTGGTGTATAGTTGGTCTATAGGGCGAGGGATATAGAGGAGTCTGTCTTCTTGTATTAAATGTTTCTGTAAGCTAGCTGGACAGAAAACAGAATATTGTCATCTCACAGTAAGCAACTGAGGCTAACAAGCCTAAGTGTTAGACTATTTAATTACACGCATAATATTATACTTATAAAGTGATGACCGCTGCATACCTTTTAATCTTTTACACgtttctcctcttcttctttcctCTTTCTCCTAAACTGGGCACCTGATGGCTGACCCCAGACCTGTTCTTATCCATATGTGTTGATTTCACACTCGAGCATCGCTACGTTGCCCCTCCCCCAACACTGAGTCAGGACTAAACCAGTTCACCCTGGTGCTGGACAGACTGGATTTATATTGTTCTTAACGATTTCACACAaaccaggaaaaaaaatacaacacCGTCAGTGAAACTATAAAGTCACAGTGAATGACTTGTGGTTTCTTTGGTAGCACTTCATAGTGTGACCTGATTTTTCTCCGCATTAGTACACTGTGCACTATTTAATAGATTCCCCCAGTCCCCCTACCTCAGGCTTCCATTGGGGAGaccagaggtcaaaggtcaacctAACTCCCCTCCCCATCTCGTACTTCTGAGTGGGAGACCAGGAAGTATTCTGGCTGCCCAGATCAAACTAGAATCATGGTGCCACTCTGGAAGGTTCATTGATCTACACGGTGACAAGATATCACTGATGTGCAAATGATCGACTGAAAACCGACCGTCCAAATCTCAatacttgattttttttattcatttattttgtgtTGGTGCCCCCTGCCGCTCCCAACAAGATGATGCCCTGCCCAAATCCACCACAGGGATGGAGAGTATCACCACATGGCCAATGCCACTTCATCACAGGAAGCATGACTCGCTCTCGTTTTCAGGTTTATGCTGAACCATGAAGACCTAAACAATGACAGTTTTTATAAAACCCACTTGTATCACTGCACAGTGATGTCACACACGAACAGATACCTGTGCCGTGTCTTTTTACACATATTTTTGTTGGTGATGTGAATGATGTCTTTAAAAATGGGCAGCTTACTGGATTAGTTGTTGCAGCTCTGATACTAACTCTAGTGACATGTTTTCTGTGTGTTTCAGCTCCAGGACCAAAATGTGGTGGGATACCAGTGTGGGTgtttgtggtggtggtgttggtgtTGCTGCAGCTGttttatgtactgtatgtgaagCGTGTATTCCTGAGGAAGCGAAGACGACGTCCAAGCGCAGTAAGTAATGTGTGTGTAACTGAGTCATTTGGCCCCATGAGGTGGTCACTCAGATGAGTGTGTGTGGGGTAACCAGTAGATGTTTGTCAGTCTGAGTGTGTAATAATCTGCTGCTGTTCTTGCCATTTTCTCAGTCTGTTAGTGTTGAACAGTTTATTTGTCGATGCAGATCAGTGAGACTGTCACGGTTACTGATTTGGGGAAAAGACAAACCTTTCTCTCCTTCAAAAATAACTTTTCTTTTCGCTAGCGTTAGCTGGTGAGCTCCCTCTGTTAGCGGTGTGACCTCTGTTCTTAACCTGCAGGAATGTGTTTGTATATTTGACCTTATCGCCTGTTCCTGAATAACGTGGACATTACTGCAGCGTTGAACGTGGCACAGAGCCAGTCAAGCATGTTTTCCAGCTAATGCTAGCCTGCTGGTTAAAGCACAAGCTCTGGCTGGAGGGAAAGGAGTTTTGGGTTTTGATTTCTCAGTATGCACAGCAGTTATCCCCTCTCCCCGAGCTTTCTGTGCTTCTGAAAGAGATGGGAGCGGCCtagatatattttttaatttattttaaagtgAAACAATCTATCATGCCTGTTTGCTTCTTGTGTTGTGTAATTTGTGTAAATATATTTCCTGATCTGTGTTCTCTGTGTATTTGGTTATCTGATAGGATTTGAACAGCTTGCTGGAGGCAGAACGGCTAAACATGGGGACTTTAGAAGATAATTTCATACAGCAGGCAAATCATGGAGGAGAAAGAAGGCAGACGTCTACAGCTGTAAACGGAACCATAGGACTGGCAGAGTTGGCTGATGTCCCACAAATGGACAGTAGAGCAGAGAGAGGGCAGCGATCAAACAGGCCCGCAGCAGTTCACAACTGGGGGAAAGTGTCATTTAGGAACAAACGGTCCAACTATAGGAAAGTTAAAGCATATGATACAATTTAGAGATTCTACAGCTAATGACTTGTATGAAAGAGCTGAACAACTCTGCACAGCAACATCAGTATTTTAGTGGTGGaacagttggtgtgtgtgtgtgtgtgtatatatatatatatatatatatatatatatatatatacacacacagtggtgcttgaaaatttgtgaaccctttagaattttctgcccTGAAAGGCgccttaaataaaatgtattattattattagtgtgcttgaaaAAGCAAACTATtgttaagttttatttttattattattcattttcacccgttttttggatccactcctcctcctagggcttttgagatagagacaccgttccaacgctgaaacgtagggcccgatctggaatggtgtgcttgttaaaatggttgcgCTACCCCTTGTCGTTCGTTCGGTATTCCCGTTTTTCGGTAAAACtccgtgccattgaaatgaatgggagtgATGACGTCATAAGGAGCGCCCCCACTCTAGACGTTAGAGCGCGCGCAGCagaaaaaacaaaattaaaactgcgattttacagccagaatccatgttttaaaccctgtaaaacctctgaattaaattgaagaacatataaaagggtggagaggagaTTTCACTGCGCGAAGCGTCTCCCTTCAAAATGCTGTGAGAGAGTGTGACGGGCTGAGCCGCGACGCTGACAGAGCGCATGCGCAGGCAGCCATGTGCCGCCATTTTTAAATCTCTGCTGTCCTGTCGCTGTTCTCATTGCCACCACCGTATGCACTGTTGAATCTTTGTCGAGGatcaaaaagtaaaataattcacACTGGCTGTTAAAACTTTTGTTATTTCAACTCCGGGAGCAATTCCCTCACCAGGCATTCAAAACGCTCTTCCGGGTCTCGTTTGGGGAAACAGATGGACTGTTCCACTGGGGGGAATAGAGGGGTGTCCCGGGTTCTTTGTGGGGCAGTCCATTGTGCTGGGGGTGTCTTGGGGTAATGACTTGAAAGCCATTTGGAGGGTTCAATAAGGTGTTTTTGTGCAGGTCAGTTATTGTATGTATTTTATAGAATGTGAGAGAATGCGGCTtcatttgagcaagcacactccagcagtttctgcagaggaaatgcagtctagttgttattattattattattattatacttttgccactcacagatatgtaatattggatcattttcctcaataaataaatgaccaagtataatatttttctcatttgtttaactgggttctctttatccacttttaggacttgtgtgaaaatctgatgacgttttaggtcatatttatgcagaaatatagaaaattctaaagggttcacaaactttcaagcaccactgtatatgtgtatgtgtgtatattatataatatatatgattttacaagtaaggtgagagagaaatggcatttcAATTCTCCTACATGTACTGGATAAATTGTGAATTGACGACAAAAATATTTGAATGaaagaactcacctgttctgaagcctgcttcctgcTGTTCTGTTTCCCCAAACTGTGAGAACTGTggccggccagtgagggcctttctgtgtggagtttgcatgttctccccatgtccgcgtgggtttcctccgggtgctccggtttcccccacagtccaaagacatgcaggttaggttaactggtgactctaaattgaccgtaggtgtgaatgtgagtgtgaatggttgtctgtgtctatgtgtcagccctgtgatgacctggcgacttgtccagggtgaaccccgcctttcgcccgtagtcagctgggataggctccagctcgcctggaccctgtcgaacaggataagcagcgacaggtaatggatggatgggtatccCACAATGTGCTGCGCTAACTGGGAAGTATGTGAGATGGAGTTTTTCACTAGCATCTAGATCAGTGACtgtatataatgtaatgtaatgggtgGACATCAAAACAGGGATTCAGAAGAGAAAGTATCTCTGATCCCATCTAGTGGCTGGTTGTGGTAGAGTTTTTAACGCTGCTCATTCCTATGTTGAGAATTATAGACTgactgattgattgctttattccgaacagtaaagaagatataaaaacaaacaaaaaattaaaataaaaaatgcaataatcaaaacatcgtcataaacagaatagcgtagccacaaggcagtaacataataatgttcggaaaggattaggaagaagtaaataacttatcaaatcctaaccctctataccaccgctaatcaaacatcactttctgccataataaactatatatacaaaagaaagcaaaatcaacaacaaacataccaagacataccaacatggtataatatcgcccaaatcaaatcatatatatacaaatacttatgctatgcatatatacacacatacaatacatatatacagtacatacatatacacatacctataactatacacatccatacggtacgtacacagacacccatatcataattatgcatattatgcttatatattatatacaattatgcactatacatatatctatatatatacacacacagatactcactttttatataatatatccgtatgtacccatacccacatatatacacttatattatcaatagcatgttattgtaattcctcctccctatacctcataaagatctgttccttatacctttttttgaactggtttatagttgtacatttcatgagctccacattcaaactgttccatagctttactccacaaatagaaatactgaacatttttaacgttgtcctagcactgcgaattttaaatttcaatttccccctaaaattatagcccccctctttatccgagaacattgtttggatattccttggtactttataattccttactttgtacattactaaggcagttttatattctataatatccctgaattttacacattttgaatttaagaatagtgaattagtctgatctcggtaaccagcactatgaattattcttatagctctttttttgaagtatagttattgcatgaagtgaacatttatacatatttccccacaccactgagcagtaaggagtgaattatagtccaggacatgcttagctttactcaacacagatatgcttcttgatagtttcattagtatgtattttatatgtgatttccaattcattctat contains the following coding sequences:
- the LOC132883391 gene encoding uncharacterized protein LOC132883391 isoform X2; this encodes MTSSCVLCGVLFVITITSITTPVSAVTTVRVKFNQSAALPCERTCSYEATWTLFSNDQVVAQCDQTSCWSEEGFKMFHDEYLKGNLTLTIPAADFSQRKLYTCLCDGKAVNDVRLSIDRRSSLVQLKPGEDLLLDLHVSERVEVIYNHRDSDKQICSVANSSLHCTAEYTSRTSLTNTVLTLRGVRSTDGGVYTVRDPEEKEDLHIYAVSVEAPGPKCGGIPVWVFVVVVLVLLQLFYVLYVKRVFLRKRRRRPSADLNSLLEAERLNMGTLEDNFIQQANHGGERRQTSTAVNGTIGLAELADVPQMDSRAERGQRSNRPAAVHNWGKVSFRNKRSNYRKVKAYDTI